In the Chryseobacterium sp. MYb264 genome, one interval contains:
- a CDS encoding patatin-like phospholipase family protein — protein sequence MKPETLQSILEENTLSTVSKEKLQALYTNISGKEFSDLLDANGNQYVEFVQEGGGVWGSALVGYLYGLEIFGIRFLKVAGTSAGAINTMLIAACKTKEEQKSDVIKEILFNWNFADFMDGKPYVRTTVHSILNNKNFIKINSILAIVLMIILVAIPFITPSETTLRAKLLFLVPLIPVLIALICFKKFYNDFRKHNSGLNPGNAFLNQMTEVMNGFGIKTVAELNEKFVQKEHKMNLDYRYGNQQEYYNNALQNIEEIRENNKKHIDETRYKIFYESIANNNYYKDNPFYQLKSEYIVVTTDINAKIKVELPTMANLYWSEEELKHISPAEFVRASMSVPFFFEPFQKTINKNDDSVKYAWKFWMNTEKENIYPVGVFIDGGSISNFPIDLFHDSEVFYPRMPLFGVQLTSNSDLASDKGKTSEQIMKTPFSYAGNIINTMQGFNDKSFLTKHTFYHLYSIQSVNCGDSSWLNFFMKREEKEDLFNRGFQAALDFLNQFDWQKYKCERMMLSMKEKKILKEEDTKTVG from the coding sequence ATGAAACCTGAAACTCTGCAATCCATTCTCGAAGAAAATACGCTTTCGACAGTATCAAAAGAGAAATTGCAGGCGCTGTATACCAATATTTCCGGCAAAGAGTTTTCTGATCTTCTGGATGCCAATGGCAATCAGTATGTAGAATTTGTGCAGGAAGGCGGTGGCGTTTGGGGAAGTGCACTCGTGGGTTATCTTTACGGACTTGAAATTTTTGGAATTCGGTTTCTGAAAGTAGCGGGAACGAGTGCAGGAGCCATTAACACCATGCTTATTGCCGCCTGTAAAACGAAGGAAGAACAGAAAAGTGACGTAATCAAAGAGATTCTTTTCAACTGGAATTTTGCAGATTTTATGGATGGTAAACCGTATGTAAGGACGACGGTTCATTCCATTTTGAATAATAAAAATTTCATTAAAATCAATAGTATTCTGGCTATTGTTCTGATGATCATTTTGGTGGCAATTCCTTTTATTACGCCTTCGGAAACTACTTTGCGCGCAAAACTGCTGTTTCTCGTTCCGTTAATTCCTGTGCTTATTGCTTTGATCTGCTTTAAAAAATTCTATAATGATTTTAGAAAACACAACAGCGGACTGAATCCCGGCAATGCTTTTCTCAACCAAATGACGGAGGTGATGAACGGTTTCGGAATCAAAACAGTTGCTGAACTAAACGAAAAATTTGTTCAAAAAGAACACAAAATGAACCTCGATTACCGTTATGGGAATCAGCAGGAATACTATAATAATGCTTTACAGAACATTGAAGAAATCAGAGAAAATAATAAAAAGCATATTGACGAAACGCGTTATAAAATTTTCTACGAAAGTATTGCCAATAATAATTATTATAAAGACAATCCGTTTTATCAGTTAAAATCAGAATATATTGTCGTAACTACAGATATTAATGCTAAAATTAAGGTTGAGTTGCCTACGATGGCCAATTTATATTGGTCTGAAGAGGAATTGAAACACATTAGTCCGGCAGAATTTGTCCGCGCCTCGATGTCGGTGCCATTCTTTTTTGAGCCGTTTCAAAAAACAATCAATAAGAATGATGATTCTGTAAAATATGCCTGGAAATTCTGGATGAATACGGAGAAAGAGAATATTTATCCGGTCGGAGTTTTTATTGATGGTGGAAGTATTTCGAATTTCCCGATCGATCTTTTTCATGACAGTGAAGTGTTTTATCCGAGAATGCCTTTGTTTGGCGTTCAATTAACAAGCAACTCTGATCTTGCTTCTGACAAAGGAAAAACCAGCGAACAAATCATGAAAACTCCATTTTCATACGCAGGAAATATCATCAATACCATGCAGGGTTTTAACGATAAATCTTTTTTAACCAAGCATACTTTTTATCATCTCTACAGCATTCAATCTGTAAATTGTGGCGACAGCAGCTGGCTGAATTTTTTCATGAAAAGAGAAGAAAAAGAAGATCTTTTTAACAGAGGATTCCAAGCTGCCCTTGATTTTCTTAATCAGTTTGATTGGCAAAAGTACAAATGCGAAAGAATGATGCTTTCTATGAAGGAGAAAAAGATTTTGAAGGAAGAGGATACGAAGACGGTGGGGTAA
- a CDS encoding FAD-binding oxidoreductase has protein sequence MKKKYLLILGALSVIALIFLSIPVVHVFKTKWSESDFQKTEIPKGYTNDASQLNLTKVDTIIQVPKNKIEIENQLRQILKYAKEKNLKVSLAGAQHSMGGHSIYPNGILLNMLPYKQMELDEKNNILTIGSGALWEDAIKFLDKHGKSISVMQAFSSFSVGGSMSVNGHGWQKNLPPISSSVVSFTLMNHNGEILNCSRAENPELFKLAIGGYGLFGIILDVKLKVVDNLALQFKYVRLNSENYVQYYKKFISDNPNVNLVFGRLRISNKHFLEEATINYFEKVNEKPLSLPAQNLKNEETKRLVFRSTVNSEYGKRLRWDLETGMNKISKNTVFSRNELLNDHVSLIENKDPNSTDLLQEYFIPERNFNQFIKDIKPILKNSELDLLNITIRAVNKDEDSYLNYAKENVFGFVFLFNQNKTTQQEQAMKILTNKLVDITIINEGTFYLPYRLHIDKAKMRKAYPQANSFFELKRKYDPQEIFENKFYLHYK, from the coding sequence ATGAAGAAAAAATACCTTTTAATTCTCGGAGCATTATCGGTTATAGCCCTAATCTTTCTTTCAATTCCCGTTGTCCATGTTTTTAAAACCAAATGGAGCGAATCTGATTTTCAAAAAACTGAAATTCCGAAAGGGTATACAAATGATGCAAGTCAACTGAATTTAACAAAAGTTGATACTATAATTCAGGTTCCCAAAAACAAAATAGAAATTGAAAACCAACTTCGACAGATTTTAAAATACGCCAAAGAGAAAAACCTGAAAGTTTCCTTAGCAGGCGCGCAACACAGCATGGGTGGCCACAGCATTTATCCCAACGGAATTTTGTTGAATATGCTTCCCTACAAACAAATGGAGCTCGATGAAAAAAATAATATTCTGACGATTGGTTCGGGTGCACTTTGGGAAGATGCGATCAAATTTTTAGACAAACACGGAAAATCAATTTCAGTGATGCAGGCTTTTAGTTCGTTTTCTGTGGGCGGTTCGATGAGTGTGAACGGTCACGGTTGGCAGAAAAATCTTCCGCCGATTTCTTCGAGCGTGGTATCATTTACCCTGATGAATCATAATGGCGAAATTCTAAATTGCAGCAGAGCAGAAAATCCTGAACTTTTTAAGCTGGCTATCGGTGGTTATGGACTTTTCGGGATTATACTTGATGTAAAATTAAAAGTGGTTGACAATCTTGCTCTGCAATTCAAATATGTAAGATTAAATTCTGAAAACTACGTTCAATACTATAAAAAATTCATTTCAGATAACCCGAATGTGAATCTTGTTTTTGGAAGATTAAGAATCTCTAATAAACATTTTCTGGAAGAGGCAACCATTAATTATTTTGAAAAAGTAAACGAAAAACCACTTTCTCTTCCTGCTCAAAATCTTAAAAATGAAGAGACTAAACGTCTCGTTTTCCGAAGCACTGTGAACAGTGAGTATGGAAAAAGACTTCGATGGGATCTGGAAACCGGAATGAATAAAATTAGCAAAAACACCGTATTTTCCAGAAATGAATTACTAAACGATCATGTTTCTCTAATCGAAAACAAAGATCCAAATTCAACCGATCTTTTGCAGGAATACTTTATTCCCGAGAGAAATTTTAATCAATTCATCAAAGACATTAAACCAATTCTTAAAAATTCAGAATTAGATTTGTTGAATATTACGATACGCGCCGTAAACAAAGATGAAGATAGCTACCTGAACTATGCCAAAGAAAATGTTTTCGGATTTGTATTTCTTTTTAACCAAAATAAAACTACTCAGCAGGAACAGGCGATGAAAATATTAACAAATAAATTGGTTGACATAACGATTATAAACGAAGGAACATTTTATCTTCCTTACCGTTTACATATTGACAAAGCCAAAATGAGAAAAGCTTATCCTCAGGCAAATTCATTTTTTGAATTGAAAAGAAAATATGATCCACAGGAGATTTTCGAAAATAAATTTTATCTTCACTATAAATAA
- a CDS encoding DUF2199 domain-containing protein — MMKYICKCCGEEKEDWPAIAYSAPYPYFNLSEEEKENSGLTSDFCVIKYSDETCFFIRAVLVQKVNNSCQNLEYGIWVSLSEKSFNDYIENYENKTFEGGYFGWLANYTPDYDFNNSIPTDVMVNNAIGRPFIYPHESHEHPFVYDFHNGISKEEAERRIDMVLNR; from the coding sequence ATGATGAAGTATATCTGCAAATGCTGCGGAGAAGAAAAAGAAGATTGGCCGGCAATAGCTTATTCCGCGCCTTATCCTTATTTTAATTTATCTGAAGAAGAAAAGGAAAATTCAGGGCTAACCTCGGATTTTTGTGTTATTAAATACAGTGATGAAACTTGTTTCTTCATTCGGGCAGTTCTTGTTCAAAAAGTGAATAACAGCTGTCAGAATCTTGAATACGGAATTTGGGTTTCTCTCAGTGAAAAAAGCTTTAATGATTACATTGAAAATTATGAAAATAAAACATTTGAAGGAGGATATTTTGGATGGCTTGCCAACTACACTCCTGATTATGATTTTAACAATAGCATTCCTACCGATGTAATGGTAAATAATGCAATAGGAAGACCCTTTATCTATCCTCATGAAAGCCATGAACATCCATTTGTATACGATTTTCACAACGGAATTTCCAAAGAAGAAGCAGAAAGAAGAATTGATATGGTATTAAACCGATGA
- a CDS encoding DNA-3-methyladenine glycosylase I, with amino-acid sequence MSYCLAINGMEPESRRALHKNYHDNHYGFPIHDDNELFGRLVMEINQAGLSWETILKKEEGFRNAYDNFNIEKVAAYTEEDRERLLSDPGIIRNKLKVNAAIENAKTIIELQKEFGSFEKWLEHHHPKPLQDWMKLFKKTFKFTGGEIVNEFLMSTGYLKGCHDESCPVYDEVLKHKPMWMKG; translated from the coding sequence ATGAGTTATTGTTTAGCCATCAACGGAATGGAGCCCGAAAGCAGAAGAGCGCTTCATAAAAATTACCATGACAATCATTACGGATTTCCGATTCATGATGATAATGAACTGTTCGGAAGATTGGTCATGGAAATTAATCAGGCAGGACTGAGCTGGGAAACAATTCTCAAAAAAGAAGAGGGTTTCCGAAATGCTTACGATAATTTTAATATTGAAAAAGTGGCTGCTTACACAGAAGAAGATCGCGAAAGACTATTGAGTGATCCCGGAATTATCCGAAATAAGTTAAAGGTAAATGCCGCGATTGAAAATGCAAAAACAATTATTGAATTGCAAAAAGAATTCGGTTCTTTCGAAAAATGGCTGGAGCATCATCATCCCAAACCGTTACAGGATTGGATGAAATTATTCAAAAAAACATTCAAGTTTACCGGTGGCGAAATTGTGAATGAATTTTTGATGAGTACCGGTTATTTAAAAGGATGTCATGATGAAAGTTGTCCGGTTTATGATGAGGTTTTGAAGCATAAGCCGATGTGGATGAAAGGATAA
- a CDS encoding MazG-like protein, whose amino-acid sequence MENNNFDQIIQRSLKIREKYHQLEIQQNGKEWTAEQDALGYLTDAGLIGRNVMSHEKTWSKKNSAEELEHKLGENIWWLIILADRTSIDIKDAVENFLTKTEHILK is encoded by the coding sequence ATGGAAAACAATAATTTTGATCAGATAATACAGCGTTCTCTTAAAATCAGAGAAAAATATCATCAATTAGAAATTCAGCAAAACGGAAAAGAATGGACGGCTGAGCAAGATGCTTTAGGCTACCTTACCGATGCCGGACTGATTGGGAGAAATGTAATGTCACACGAAAAAACATGGTCTAAAAAGAACTCAGCCGAAGAACTGGAACATAAATTAGGCGAAAATATCTGGTGGTTGATTATCTTAGCAGACCGAACCAGCATCGATATAAAAGATGCTGTAGAGAATTTTTTAACCAAAACAGAACATATTTTAAAATGA
- a CDS encoding helix-turn-helix domain-containing protein translates to MSKKILLLIILFSTMIWAQKDNNTFDNLYRKTLTETASKDIPRALKIADSLINAAKTPEIKGKSLMLASQIYLQKVQYEKSINYAEQAKDILNTTENYELQAKIRGLLSNVYRQMSLNHKSTNYLNEGLKIADKIKNQQKRDHTKALFFQELAEIEANAERYKASVENVQKSLKYLSQIPADSIAIGRDHQMLGQLYGDYLNNIELSEAHYLKAIQFLPESNMNTGLCYDGLGKIKLLQKDYKEAEKFFSKALQYAEASDIPEMKRHMYSSMAELYESTNQYKKASFYRKKQTENINKIQDKSLEFIDNDYNKIEKEKEKYASISNKQNIILGIAVLIILALITMYIINRKKRKEKYRRFKNIINHYKEKSEYVLEIKVDTSDVDEKSNEEEIISSEIDSEHMQADIAINKETELKILEQLERFEKEETFNNNYISLSYLATEFNTNIRYISYVVKKHKNADFKNYINKLRINYIIHKLNTSEKYRKYKVGALAEECGFSSHSKFTTIFKSITGISPSNFISFIEEEEAKKRAIA, encoded by the coding sequence ATGTCTAAAAAAATACTCTTACTTATCATTCTGTTTTCTACGATGATATGGGCACAAAAAGATAATAATACTTTCGATAATTTATATCGCAAAACTTTAACAGAAACAGCAAGTAAAGACATACCTCGTGCATTAAAAATAGCAGATTCATTAATTAATGCCGCAAAAACTCCGGAAATTAAAGGAAAAAGCTTGATGCTGGCTTCTCAAATTTACTTACAGAAAGTGCAGTATGAGAAGAGTATAAACTATGCAGAACAAGCCAAAGATATTTTAAATACTACCGAAAATTATGAGTTACAGGCTAAAATACGGGGGCTTCTTTCTAATGTTTATCGACAAATGTCGCTCAATCATAAATCGACAAATTACTTAAATGAAGGCTTAAAAATTGCCGATAAAATAAAAAACCAACAAAAAAGAGATCATACAAAAGCGTTATTTTTTCAGGAATTAGCTGAAATTGAAGCCAATGCCGAAAGGTATAAAGCTTCAGTAGAAAATGTGCAAAAATCTTTGAAATATCTTTCTCAAATCCCTGCTGACAGCATAGCCATTGGTAGAGATCATCAAATGTTGGGGCAATTATATGGTGATTATTTAAATAATATTGAATTGTCGGAGGCTCATTATCTCAAAGCGATACAGTTTCTTCCTGAATCGAATATGAACACAGGATTATGCTATGACGGTCTCGGAAAAATAAAACTTTTGCAGAAAGATTACAAAGAAGCCGAAAAATTTTTCTCGAAAGCATTGCAATATGCTGAAGCAAGCGACATTCCGGAAATGAAAAGGCATATGTATAGCAGCATGGCTGAATTATACGAATCTACAAATCAATATAAAAAAGCAAGTTTTTACAGAAAAAAACAAACGGAAAACATTAATAAAATTCAGGATAAATCATTGGAATTTATTGATAATGATTACAATAAAATTGAGAAAGAAAAAGAGAAATACGCAAGCATCAGCAACAAACAAAATATTATTCTGGGCATTGCCGTCCTTATTATTTTGGCACTGATCACAATGTATATCATCAACAGAAAAAAGCGTAAAGAAAAGTACAGACGATTCAAAAATATTATTAATCATTATAAGGAAAAGTCGGAATATGTGTTGGAAATAAAAGTTGACACTTCTGATGTTGATGAAAAATCTAACGAAGAAGAAATCATTTCATCAGAAATAGATTCGGAACATATGCAAGCCGATATCGCCATCAATAAAGAAACAGAGCTAAAAATTCTTGAGCAACTCGAACGGTTTGAAAAAGAAGAAACGTTTAATAATAATTACATTTCCCTTTCTTATCTCGCTACGGAATTCAATACCAACATTCGATATATTTCTTATGTCGTGAAAAAGCACAAAAATGCCGATTTCAAAAATTACATCAATAAATTAAGGATCAATTATATCATCCATAAACTGAATACTTCGGAAAAATACAGAAAGTATAAAGTAGGAGCTTTGGCGGAAGAATGCGGGTTTTCATCGCACAGTAAATTCACCACTATTTTTAAATCGATTACGGGAATTTCGCCTTCCAACTTCATTTCATTTATAGAAGAGGAAGAAGCTAAAAAAAGAGCAATCGCCTGA
- a CDS encoding TQO small subunit DoxD, with product MNNKTMHQPNYMAGLFTLSLRLVIGWTYFSAFWRRLILENKLIPDEAGYIGEKFNHFLPNALGIKPIIEYLVTHPDALQTSMMTFTIVEAVVGLCLILGLFTRTMSIGVFALAMGILLGSGWIGTTCLDEWQIGVLGIAGGFTLFLTGSSYYSVDQYFLNKNSSFTKKKWFNYFGSGVLPIVNPKHFVLIGSLLIFGLTLFTNQYFHGGVWGKLHNKSVKPKIEISHISYNHSDLSFQIFRTEGVDVYGSFLIGIHILDKDGNILKELNHSELSKFPKENIKNHYVVKVKPEKHSLIIPLGSKADLKIDMSDISSEKIHSLKLIDISGIEWLGKINNAE from the coding sequence ATGAACAATAAAACAATGCATCAGCCCAATTATATGGCTGGTTTATTCACTTTATCACTCCGCCTTGTTATTGGCTGGACTTACTTTTCAGCTTTCTGGCGCCGACTCATCCTTGAAAACAAATTAATTCCCGATGAAGCAGGCTATATCGGCGAAAAATTCAATCATTTTCTACCTAATGCTTTAGGAATTAAACCTATTATTGAATATCTCGTCACGCATCCTGATGCTCTACAAACCTCAATGATGACTTTTACCATCGTAGAAGCTGTTGTCGGATTATGTCTGATCTTGGGATTATTTACCAGAACAATGAGCATCGGAGTTTTTGCATTAGCCATGGGAATTTTACTCGGTTCCGGATGGATTGGTACCACCTGTCTCGACGAATGGCAAATCGGAGTGTTGGGAATTGCAGGAGGATTTACGCTTTTCCTGACTGGAAGCAGCTACTATTCAGTCGATCAATATTTTTTAAACAAAAATTCCAGCTTTACAAAAAAGAAATGGTTCAACTATTTTGGTTCAGGCGTTTTACCAATCGTGAATCCAAAACATTTTGTCTTGATAGGTTCTTTATTGATTTTTGGACTTACCCTTTTTACCAATCAGTATTTTCATGGAGGCGTTTGGGGGAAACTGCATAATAAATCAGTAAAACCAAAGATTGAAATTTCTCATATTTCATACAATCATTCTGATTTAAGTTTCCAGATTTTTCGAACGGAAGGTGTAGATGTTTACGGTTCTTTCCTCATCGGAATTCATATATTGGATAAAGACGGAAATATTTTAAAGGAACTCAATCATTCCGAGCTTTCAAAATTCCCGAAAGAAAATATTAAAAACCATTATGTGGTTAAAGTGAAACCCGAAAAACACAGTTTGATTATTCCGCTGGGCTCAAAAGCTGATTTGAAGATTGATATGAGTGATATTTCATCAGAAAAAATACATTCTTTAAAATTGATTGATATCAGCGGAATTGAATGGCTGGGAAAAATCAATAATGCCGAGTAA
- a CDS encoding IS5 family transposase: MLGKIREDLQQNLFKTRLTELINMEHPVVKLAGEISWDKMESEFEKLFSENGRPSIAIRKIAGMLLLKEMFKESDESVIERWIENAYWQYFTGETFFQTEQPFDPSNFVHFRKRIGDKGLEFLLGQSVSLHPKAKTEDEVQVDTTVQEKNITFPTDAKLAKKVIDNCRKIAEKESVVQRQSYRRVSKQLLRDAFFGHHPRRQKKAKMARKKLRTIGKRVLRELERKLPKDVLKGYEDVFKIYLKALTQERTTKDKIYSLHEPQVACIAKGKSGKAYEFGTKVAVVRGRKTGIISSVKRFSGNPHDSKTLEESLAQSERVRKSVGGTRPTKATTDRGFKGIKEVEGTAILLPAKKEKTKYGQQVARLRFRARAAIEPCISHLKRNHSLGLNFLKGVAGDINNALLAGIGYNLKMRLNQIKQQILLWLELVLRIFLGKYNFQSQKTAF; this comes from the coding sequence ATGTTAGGCAAAATAAGAGAGGATTTACAGCAGAATTTATTCAAGACCAGGCTTACGGAGCTTATTAATATGGAGCATCCGGTGGTAAAATTAGCTGGGGAGATTTCCTGGGATAAAATGGAGTCAGAGTTTGAGAAATTATTTTCAGAAAACGGAAGACCTTCTATTGCTATCCGTAAAATAGCAGGAATGCTTTTGCTCAAGGAAATGTTTAAAGAAAGTGATGAAAGTGTAATAGAGAGATGGATTGAGAATGCGTATTGGCAATATTTTACCGGAGAAACCTTTTTCCAGACAGAGCAGCCTTTCGATCCGAGCAATTTTGTACACTTCAGAAAAAGAATTGGAGATAAGGGTTTGGAATTTCTTTTGGGACAAAGCGTTTCTCTCCATCCCAAAGCCAAAACAGAAGATGAAGTTCAGGTAGATACGACGGTTCAGGAGAAGAACATTACCTTTCCTACCGATGCCAAATTAGCAAAAAAAGTAATCGACAATTGTAGAAAAATAGCAGAAAAAGAGAGCGTTGTACAAAGACAAAGCTACAGAAGAGTGAGCAAACAATTATTGCGGGACGCTTTTTTTGGACATCATCCCAGAAGACAGAAGAAGGCAAAAATGGCGAGGAAAAAGCTCAGGACGATTGGTAAAAGAGTTCTTCGGGAATTGGAAAGAAAACTTCCTAAAGATGTTTTGAAAGGCTACGAAGACGTTTTTAAAATTTACCTTAAAGCACTCACCCAAGAACGTACCACGAAAGATAAAATTTACAGTCTTCACGAGCCACAAGTTGCGTGTATTGCGAAAGGAAAATCGGGAAAAGCATACGAGTTTGGGACAAAAGTAGCAGTAGTAAGAGGTCGGAAAACAGGGATCATCAGCTCGGTAAAGAGATTTTCTGGCAATCCTCACGATAGTAAAACTCTTGAAGAATCATTGGCACAGAGTGAGAGGGTAAGAAAATCCGTTGGCGGAACAAGACCTACGAAAGCCACTACAGACAGAGGATTTAAAGGAATCAAAGAAGTGGAAGGAACAGCAATTTTGCTTCCCGCAAAAAAAGAAAAAACAAAATATGGGCAACAAGTAGCCAGATTAAGATTCCGGGCAAGAGCAGCCATAGAACCTTGTATCTCTCATTTAAAAAGAAACCACTCCTTAGGATTAAACTTCCTGAAAGGAGTGGCTGGAGATATTAATAATGCATTATTAGCAGGGATTGGATACAATTTGAAGATGAGATTGAATCAAATCAAACAACAAATTCTTCTTTGGCTCGAACTTGTTCTCCGAATCTTTTTAGGCAAATATAATTTTCAAAGTCAAAAAACAGCTTTTTAA
- a CDS encoding winged helix-turn-helix transcriptional regulator — protein sequence MTKIKETSTNFANKKALADECPEVHASNMIGGQWSLAICCYLINGKLRFGELRKKLGNITERMLTLQLRRLEDDKIVTRTVYAEVPPRVEYELTEVGYQLRPIIEELEKWGKLHKESL from the coding sequence ATGACTAAAATAAAGGAAACATCTACCAATTTTGCCAATAAAAAAGCCCTTGCAGACGAATGTCCGGAAGTTCATGCTTCGAATATGATCGGCGGACAATGGTCTTTAGCAATTTGCTGCTACCTGATCAATGGTAAGCTCAGATTTGGAGAATTACGAAAGAAACTCGGAAATATTACAGAACGTATGCTCACGCTGCAATTACGAAGGTTGGAAGATGATAAAATTGTTACGAGAACCGTCTACGCAGAAGTTCCTCCAAGGGTTGAGTATGAACTGACTGAGGTTGGATATCAATTAAGACCAATTATTGAGGAACTCGAAAAATGGGGGAAACTGCATAAGGAAAGTTTGTAA